ATGACTATAAGATCGATGGCAAAAATATTCTGCTGTCCCCTTATGCAATTGAACAGCTAGAATCTGTTTTGAGCGttagaattgaaaaagcaCAAACCTCAATGACTATGGAACATCCTGGTGAACGTGTTCGAGTTGCGGATAATGCCGCTCCAGCCAATGATAATATAAcgaatgaaaatgacgaaTCGACATGGAATAGAAGGGTGTTGCGCCCCTTGAGAGATAGTTTCCCGTTGCTACTGATATTGATAAGGACTTTCTACTTGATTGGCTACAATTCATTAGTCccctttttcattgtctTAGAATTTGGAAGCTTCCTTCCCTGGAAATATATCATTCTGCTGAGCTTACTTTTTGTTCTCAGGACTGTTTGGAATACACAAGAAGTGTGGAATTTATGGAGGGATTACTTTCACCTGAACGAAATCAACGAGGCCAAGTTTATACAGATCaaagaattcatcaatTCCGACTCGTTGACTTTAACTTTCTACAAGAAGTGTAATGACACCCAGTCCGCCATTGATTTGCTTATGATACCGAACTTGCATGAACAAAGACTATCACTTTACTCTAAATACGATATCGAGTATGACACCAATACCCCTGACGTTGGACAATTAAGATTGCTATTCGTCAAGGTACTATCGGGCGAAATCCCTAAGGACGCATTGGACGAGCTGTTCAGGGGATTTTTCGAACTATATGAAGCGACAAGAAACATGAACCCATTATACCCTCAGGACTCTCTAAACGAACTGCTGCTAATGGTTTGGAAGGAGTCCAACAAGAGAGACATTGATACATTGCCTAAGTACAGAAGGTGGTTCCAAACCGTGTGCGCTCAAATAAGCTCAATTGCGGAGCAAAACATCTTGGATCTCGTGCTTGGACACATAATCCCAGATCCTACTAATGATAGGGTTATAACTGCtgtgataaaaaatttcgtGCTATTTTGGGTCACGTTGCTCCCTTATGTGAGGGAGAAGCTGGACGACATTGTTGCACAAAGAGCAAGGGACCGTGAGCAACATGCTCCCGCTCCACACGtccaagaacaagaaaacgaagatgaagtCGTTGCGATCCCTGACCAGGAACCCACCGCCACAGGTGCACAAGCTCATCTCCATATCCCTGATGAGCACTGATTGCAATGCGATGTGGCCACGTTCTGTAATGCGTTTAAGGTGTGTGAAAACCCATGCTGTTCTGGCCCGTCGGGTTTTCTGACAAATTGTCCTTTAGGGATTTTTCGGTTGGGCTCGGACTGGCAAAGCCGGCTGGCAACAAACCAGGAGGTATATAAAGAGACGTAGTTTGCTCAGTCACTACCGAGTTATGCGGCCTGTGCCCTTCTTTCCCATATTTGCATACAACCAACCcacatacatacatatacatacgCAATGGTCGCTCAAGTTCAAAAGCAAGCTCCaactttcaagaaaacagCCGTCGTAGACGGTGTCTTTGACGAAGTCTCTTTGGACAAATACAAGGGTAAGTACGTTGTCTTGGCTTTTATCCCATTGGCCTTCACTTTCGTCTGCCCAACCGAAATCATTGCCTTCTCTGAGGCTGCAAAGAAATTCGAAGCACAGGGTGCTCAGGTTCTTTTCGCCTCCACCGACTCCGAATACTCTCTTTTGGCATGGACCAACATTCCAAGAAAGGAAGGTGGTTTGGGCCCAATTGACATCCCATTACTAGCTGACACCAACCACTCCTTGTCCAGAGACTATGGTGTTTTgatcgaagaagaaggtatCGCCTTGAGAGGTTTGTTTATCATTGATCCAAAGGGTACCGTCAGACACATCACCATCAACGACTTGCCAGTCGGTAGAAACGTCGATGAAGCTTTGAGATTGGTCGAAGGTTTCCAATGGACCGACAAGAACGGTACTGTTTTGCCATGTAACTGGACCCCAGGTGCCGCCACCATCAAGCCAGACGTCGAAGCCTCCAAGGAATACTTCGAAGCTGCCAACAAATAAAACGGTTGCCGAAATATCTAAACGACTatttattcaaattttctctttccgTATATACCTATCTGTAAAACCCGAAATAAACCTAACGCTATTTACTTACCGATCGAGACACTGCCGTGCAGGAAGCAAGCTTAACGCAGGCTCACTTGTAACCACTCTCCATCTGGCTTAAAGGCGCGTAAACCCTTCGTTGCAAGAGCTCGTCTATGTCACACTATACCCAATACACTAAAACGCGACGCTCTTTTCTCTCATATGGTTTCCCTTTCGGGCGACACGCCATGCCCCAAACAGGAAACGCCGCGAATTTTGTCAGGTGCCTGATTTCCTCTTTGGGAAGGACGTCAAAGATACAATTCGCTATAGTCAACTACTGCAGATGGCTAGAAGACTTCTGCAACTGTATGTTCATCTTCATTCGTGGGAACTCCAAACGCGAACAATCTGTATGCTGTTTCGGGCTACTTATTGCTCCATACGGTTTGTAATGGACACGGACTCTTGTATTTGCTATATATATGCCTTAACATATCAATAACACGGTCTTTTGTCATTTCAGTATGGGATTGGTTCGAAAACGCAGTAGTGACCACAGCactccaagaaaaaagctCCCCCTCCACCggtttatttttgtatctGTGGCTTGATCAATTCTTAATGAcacaagaaacaaaaatgctACCTTCTTTGTCCACTCTTCTATCGGGAACCGAGATTTCGTCTTCTCCCGTGTCACCAAGCTTCGTCAACCCAAGAACAAACTTTCACCTGGACGACCGTGGAACAATCAAACTGCCCCCACTGAACATCAGCATCAGCCGTCCAAGATCCGTGGAGAGCGCCTTAAGACACACGGTCACATCGCAGAATAAAGACTCCAGTGCCTGCAGTGATGACTTGCTCAAGCACACACAATCAGACTCTGCTCTCTCGTCTCACTTGACCAGCTCGCAGGAAACGGTCGATGAGTCACACGAAATCCTGTCGTTAACCCCTCTAAATAACGACAGGAGGGATTATTCAATAtcttcgaagaaaaaagatatatTAACACCACTCTCTGCAGCCAGGTCAATCATAATCCCAACTGCCtccaaggaaaaaagacgTGCATTTGCCTTCATCACACACTCTCAAGAGACCTTTCCCAAGAAGGAGCCCAAGATCGATAACGCCCCATTAGCCCGtcgaaagagaagaagaacctCGTCCCAGGAATTGTCCATTCTCCAGGGTGAATTTGAGAAATGTCCCGCTCCATCAAAGGAGAAACGAACTGAATTGGCTGACTCCTGTCATATGACTGAAAAAGCCATTCAAATATGGTTCCAGAACAAAAGACAGGCGGTTAAAAGGCAAAGAGTTGCCACTTCCAAATCAACCACTATAACGCAAACGGTATCGCCGCCATCTCCACCTCTGGACGTCCATGCCACGCCCCTAGCATCTAGAGCCAAGACGGAGATACTTCGTGATGAAAGCTCACCTtgctcttcctcttcttcgcCTTCGCCATTGGAAAACACGCCGCTAAGGCCTCATCATTCTCTAAATAGGCGCTCATCTACGCCAAACACAAAAAGGAGCCAGGCATTAACCTTCCACCTAAACCCACAAAAGATGACACTAACGCCGGTGAAAACGTCTCCTAATAGCAGAGTAAACAAATTGATTAACAGTATAGATCATTCCCCATCTAAAACAAAACGTTCGGTAAGTaactcttcctcttcccctaagaggaaaagaaaattcgGGTTCAAGATCGTCGATCAGCAACCGTTGAAGGACCTCGATCCAAACGCGTTCCGTGGTTGATTCGCCCACTCGTAATTATTCATTCTCATTTCATCTACTCCATacggcatttttttctctcttttccCTTCAATTCTCGCATGTAATATAGAACCATATATAATTGTTCTTTTAATTACCCACTGTTAAAACATCTTTTGTATTAACGTTTATCAACGGTAAATATCGTCTAAATCAGAACGATCATCTCTTTTTCATCCTGGTTGAGTAATGTTAATGCTGTTTACCGAATGAAACTTAattatattatatctttttttgcatatATGTTATACATAGAATAAAAAGTTGATTAAACACACATTGGTTTGAAAACACGTAtatttgattatttttctagaaaattaaaaaaaaggaaaaaagaataaaaacgaGATAACGTACAATTATCATTCACAATTCCCTCAATTAATTTAAACTCTTCTTCTACCGGTGGTCTTGGTGTGTTGACCTCTAACACGCAAACCCCAGAAGTGTCTAACACCACGATGAGCTCTGATCTTCTTTAATCTTTCCAAGTCATCTCTCAATTTGGATTCGACATTGTTAGCCAAACTGTGGTAGTCCTTACCATCAGTGATGTCGTTTTGACGGTTCAAGAACCAAGCTGGGATCTTGTAGTGAGTTGGGTTTTGCATAATTTGGACAATTCTTTCCAACTCTTCCTGGGTCAACTCACCAGCTCTCTTGTGTAAATCCACATCAGCCTTCTTACAGACCAAGTTGGAGTAACGACGACCGACACCCTTGATGGTGGTCAAAGCGTAAACAATTTTAATGTTACCATCAACGTTGGTGTTCAACAAACTAAATTAAAATGGTGgtaaaagaataaaaaatttacgGCATATTGTTAGTATTTCATACTATTACTGGGTTTATCGTAAGTTTTCAATGTAATGTAATTCTTTGGCCACAGATGCAAAACTATCACAGTACCGCCATATATATGGTAAGCCCATGGAGGCGCTCCCGTTGAAGGCTCATGGAGTTCATATTATTCCTTTCAAAACCGATTGACAACATTTTAGAATAGGTTGTCCATTTACTAGTCCCTTTTATGTAATTTAATGATGGTATATAGTGATGCAATGTCACTTTGGCCTTGTGTCTGCCAGTATTGACGGCCATTACCTAATCACGGTGTATTCGTGCacttttcatcatcgtttgggcttttctttccatttcATTGTTAAAAACtatcttcttccaataTTTTCGTGTTGTAATTGTTAAACATACCGTAGAATGTGCTGGAAGGAACCTTGCTCTTGAACAACTAAAGAAGACATCTTTACCACTTTTTGCTATGTCGTTTTTTCGTAAGATCGGTTAATCACCAAGAATAAATTAATAGTATTAAAGAACCTGACTATGTTATTACTAAGGGCTTTTCCCGCTGGTATAGCCAAAGTTTCAAGAATTATTCATTCCAGCCCGGGCATTAACCAGGCTCTCACACTGGGGTCATGGTCCTTTTGGAACCGAAACTGTGGGAGAGAGATCCCGCCTGTggaaagaggaagatgttGGTGGGATGCACTGTTCTCGCTGCCTCGCTGCCTCGTTGGTAAGAGATCCCAGGGAGAGCGTAGGTCAGACACTACCGCGTCGGAGGACTTAGCCGCAATTACAACAGtgtaaacaataaaaaaaacagagCATAAAATGTGCATGGGTGTATAAAGCCGGAATGATGTACAGATGTTATAATCATAAtggtcttttttttcattccaTGGTTTTTGTTTACGAATGCCAGAGAGACTTCTCGAAGTACGATGATTGAATTCCTTGATTCattatttacaaaattgtttttcattttcgtaTGTAGTGGAATAATAACTGGACGGTGTAAACTAGACGAGGACTAATTCtatttatgtatatacaaAAATCAGTTCGAAGTAggcgatttttttttcttactcTCTTTGGTGCGCTATTGCTAGATATTCAAGAGCTTCTAATTCTATGAAGACAGCTTGTGCCCTCAGTATGTCATTGACCTCAATAAGCTCCTTCTGTATGACGTCtactttttgtttgaacGGCTCAGAACTTTTCATCAGCCCCTCTCTGGCCTTGTCGGTGATGAAAAGTAGTCTCTTACCTTTAAGTTGGAATTCCTCCAAGAATTTCCTGAAAATGACTTCGCCTTCAAGAATCTCCTGATCTCCAGATGTGTTTGTATTCATAATTTCCAATGCGTTCAAGTCTAGCTCTGGTGTGGGGGATATCAAGTCGATTTTGTTACCACCAATAACAAACAGCTTGCCACTTTTATATTGGTGGCTCAGCGCATTGTTGAAAGCCATGGAATATACTTTCGACGGTAATTCGGTGGAATAGTCATTTGGCGCAGTTCTTGCTAGTGCCCTAGCACCGTTATGTCTTGTTGGAGAGTTGGCATCCCCGACTCTCGCCCTTCCGGATCCCTTTTGAGGCATAAGTTTACGTCTGGAAAACCCATTTTCACTTCTACCGGGGGGATTCGAAGCACCCACCCTTCTATTATCGTTTTCGTAGACGACGGCTCTCCATAGTATATCACGTCTCAATGGAGCTGCTACAGTTGATGCGGGGACTGGCACAAATGTTAATGGCTCCAGAGACGGAAACGAGCGAACGGTCACTAACGCATACTTGGGAGGGATGGCTGCATTGGGTAGAGGGTTCAATGTGGCTTCTGCATGTGCGGTAGCATTGGTAGCTTGGTTGCGtataaatttcaaagtctATTGCACAAACAGTATGTAAGGTTAGTATATGCGTTCATCCTTCAAAAGAATCGACATACAAATGAGAGGAAAGACGTTTTCCCCATACATACTCttaccaaatttttcttcattgtgATACTTGGCGGCTCAGCAGCTGGGAAGCAAATCGCATTAATCTCCGGTAGAGTGTACATCCCTATCATAGATCCAACTCATATTAATtgcctttctttctcttccgagattatttcttgaattccGGGGTGACCCGAcagcctttttttttgggcTCAACACCTGCACATTACATCCGTACATATTtcaatcatttttaatttattctcaatgatttcttcatttcgTTGCGGTCCGCTTCGGTAAACTGCCCTGCCGTAGGAGGCGTTTTGTCCGGAAGGAAGCGAGCCTAACAGCCTCTCTGGAGATTTGCTTTGTTGGCGGGCGCAATATCATGTCTAGGCCCGGGCGGCTGTTGTCCACAACGGGGCGGTCCTCCGCGGGCCAAGCTATCAAGCTCACGCCGTCTTTAGGATCGAATTTGCTACCATATTAGCGTAGTATGTATGAAATTTAAATTATTCACGAATCAAATAACTTTATTCTGAGAAACATAAAGATCTCGAGAATAGCAATAACAAAATGGTATGTTAAGACAAACTAGGAGTTGAGTTTGGCAAAATACGAAATATCGAATCAACATGCACGCTAAAATCAtacaatgaaaaacttaGATTGGAATGAGCGATGAAATTTGAGGTCAACATTATGCCATAGTACCGACAAGAAGATAGAAACTTCAAGGATTGGAGAGATGCTCAAAATTATTACCGTTCAGGAGCTGTTATAACGGCTTTTTGACATGTTGGAAGTGAATACCTGTGGGTGCATCAGGAGAACGATGTCttattgttgattttctttttgtatATGCTAGGCAAGAGACAATATAACGTCCTAAACTGCCTCTACAAAACAATGCATTCTGACATCAGTTTACTAACAAGCAAAGTTACACGCGTTACAAACATTTGTTTGTaaggtttttttgttatttgaATAGGGTAGAGTTAGAACTAAGACCGTCAAGCGTGCTTCCAAGGCTTTGATTGAGCGTTACTATCCAAAGTTGACTTTGGATTTCCAAACCAACAAGAGACTTTCTGATGAAATCGCTACCATTCAATCCAAGAGATTGAGAAACAAGATTGCCGGTTACACCACTCATTTAATGAAGAGAATCCAAAAGGGTCCAGTCAGAGgtatttctttcaaattgcaagaagaagaaagagaaagaaaggatCAATACGTCCCAGAAGTCTCTGCTTTGGACTTGTCCCGTTCTAACGGTGTTTTGAACGTTGACAACCAAACCTCTGACTTGGTCAAATCTTTGGGTTTGAAATTGCCATTATCTGTCATCAATGTTTCTGCTCAAAGAGACAGACGTTACAGAAAGAGAGTTTAAAATTAAATTAGATTGCTATTTAGAATAATTTACTATTCGAGATACTtgccatttcttttttaatttttgtttattccTTAATGTATAAttaaatagaaaaaatatgattatatttatcaattaaGCAAGAGCTGTTTCATGGAGTTCTTTGGTTGTAGGTTTATGGTTCGCAGCTCTGGAAGCACTTTGATACCACTGATTTCAACTTTCACTTcgaaatatttttatttttcatgagGTTATCTTTTCCGTCTAGGGCGTCTTTGCTATCTGAAAGCTGAAGTATTGCTTTTTTATGCTACACATAAGATATTGAATATGCCTTAAGCAAAGATCATccaagtaaaaaaagagagaaagaatCATGGGGTATTTCTAGACATAGCCGCCTATATTTCTTTCACGATGAACGTCGAACATTTTGGAAACTGTGGGGTACAACAAGGGTGGATCATTCTTTAATTCAAGCAATTTCACCCACTGTCGCCTGTCTGAATCATTTTCCTTAATCGTTCTTAACATTCTTAGGTTTTCCGTGGTGCCTGTTATTGTCTCGACATCAAccaaatgaagaagatatcgTAAAAGCACCAGTAGGCACACGTCACACTTTTCAGTTATCAAGATTGATTCTTCGTATGATATTCTCTTGCTTTGCTCGGTAAACGTGAAACATTTTAATCTGACTAAATCAATGACTTCGCTGCAAAATGAAACGCCATCGGACAAACTCTCAACTAATGTCAAAATAACGACACATTCTTGTGTGTCTTTGAATATCTCAGAAAGCGTACCCTCGGCCAATAAAGGTATAAAATAAGACTCCTGCGATAAATTTTCAgtcatgaaaaattttttgaactgcAAAATATCATTGAAAGAAGCCAAGGTCCGTGAGATACCCTGGATAACATCATCTGCAATGATTCTTGGAGTGATCAGTCTACGACCATCAGGTACTCTTAATAGTAGTTTGAAACATGATCCAATCAACTTCCGCCTCAATGCTAATGATTTTTGTGATTTGTACAAGGCACTATATTTGAACCTGTGAATATATGTTTCCACTATAGTGTTTTCACCATTATATACAGGATGAACAGGCGTTGCGTAATTTTCAGACGGTGCCCTGTAGTTACAGTTGATAAACACATATTCAGAGAATCTATTCGCAAAATTCCGTGTGTTGAGAGATTCAAAGAAAGTTGCTAATGGACTTTCTGATAACCGTTGAATAAATAACGATTTACTTATATTTCGAGCGATTTCATGGTGTATGAAGTAATCCTGTCTAAAATTAAATAGATCAATGATTATTTCGAGTAGTGGCATCCAAATCTCATGACTTGATAAGTACAATGGTACGCTTTCTTGCAGTGAGTTGCATAACGTCCATAAAATcatgttgatgaattctCCGGGCTCGCTAAGCTTTAAATTCAATAAGCGACTACCGAGTATGGTATGTGTCTGCTCCAGACAGCTAATATACGACCTATATGGATTCTTGATAGTATTACTTGGCTCCAGCTCGGGATCTGCGCTCGCATTCGGTCTGTATGCTACATCGTTTTCggattttgttcttctgaATCTATCGAAACTCcacttttgttttcttggtGTCAGCGTATCAATTGCCAGGAAAAATTGACATCGAAGCAGTTCTAAATCATGCAAATTGTATTGTTCAGCGTCAaaatccttcaaaataGCGAGATACTTTTGTAAAATCTTCAAAGCTCTCCTGCTTAATGTTTCTCTAGACACGTTGTATGGATCATTCGCCCTTAGCATCGGCTCTTTGCAATATTCGGATGAAGTCGATAACGTGAAAAGCACCAACATGATATCAAAAGGTATAACCGCCAAATTGCGAGATTTGTCCAACTGGCACTCCAGAAACAACAAAACATGATCATAATTCTCCAAGAGACACATAGAATTCAGCATCTCGAATGCCAACAGGTGTCTTTCAGTGAGTTCCACAAAATAATGTGCAGATTCCCGCGGACTCACGTACGAAACagaatttatcaaagcATCATCCATACTCAGATTACCATCCCAATCACCGTTTGCCGGCGATTGCCTCCATATTCCCACAATTTTTGGACAGCATATGAGTGTTTACATGTTGGTTTTAAACAAATTCTACTCTTTGcgtggaaaaaaatccgGCCGctcaatgaaaaaaaaatctttgacGTTATAAATTCATTTCGTTGTGAATGTGGAAAGTTATTTGAAGTTATTGCTACTGGAGCCTGGTTTTGAAGCACCTTTGTCTGTTCCAGAAACAAATCTCGTGCACTCATACCAATCATGTCTATAGCTAGTTACGCTCAAGAATTAAAGTTAGCTCTACATCAATATCCGAACTTTCCAAGTGAGGGCATTCTGtttgaagatttcttgCCCATCTTCAGAAATCCAggtctttttcaaaaattgatcgACGCTTTCAAGCTGCATTTAGAAGAAGCTTTCCCAGACACCAAAATCGATTATATCGTCGGGTTGGAATCCCGTGGGTTCTTGTTCGGCCCAACTTTAGCTATGGCCTTAGGTGTTGGTTTCGTTCCAGTTAGAAAGGGAGGTAAACTGCCTGGTGAATGCGCCAGAGCGACATACCAAAAAGAGTACGGTTctgatgtttttgaaatacaAAAGAATGCTATTCCAGCAGGTTCCAacattgttattgttgacGACATCATTGCCACCGGTGGTTCAGCTGCAGCCGCTGGTGACTTAGTCGAACAAGTTGAAGCCAACCTTTTGGAATACGATTTCGTCATGGAGTTGGACTTTTTGAAGGGTAGGGATAAGTTAAATGCTCCAGTCTTTACCTTATTGAACGCTCAAAAGGAggctttgaagaaataattcTATTACAAGTTTTGCCCACATGCAGGGCTGGTTCTTAATATATCCGCGTTCTCTCCCTCTTTCTCTCAGTCTGGTTGTATAAtatatacttttcttttagtttcttgaaaaaattgaatccattttttccttcatgcCACGAAATAGCATTATGTAGTTTTTACCTATTACATGTTTTTAGAGTTTTGGAGAGCAATTTTGTGTATATGCCGTAGCAACTTTTCAGGGGTCCTCTGATTTTGTCTCTAAGTGAGCATTTGCTTCATCAACCTCCTTTAATGACGTGCCAGAAACAATGCTCCAGTCTATCATTTTCTCTCCACGAGTATTGCATAGCCaattgttgatttttttgaaatggtTAGTCCCAAAAAAACCTCTACTTGCACTCAACGGGGAAGGGTGCACCGACTTCATCACCATGATATTCGGGTACTTACTGCCAGTTCCCACGGAAGTAGATCCCAGCAAAGACTCTACCAGTTTGATAGCGTTGTTCCCCCATAAGAGAAAAACTAAGCTCTTTCCGTCTGCCTCTCTATCCTGGATTAATAGTTGAACCACTCTTTTTGTGAATGTTTCCCATCCATGTTTAGAATGCGAGTTTGCATTATGTGCCCTCACACTTAAAGAGGTATTAAGTAATAAAACCCCTTGTGAAGCCCAGTGTGTTAAATCCCCCACTCTATTATCTTGAACAAAATCGGGATATTCTTGCTTCAattctttatatatgttCTTCAACGATGGTGGTGCTGGTGTGGGGGGCTTGACGCTGAACGCCAAGCCATGAGCCTGGTTATGATTATGATATGGGTCCTGACCGATAATCACGACTTTGACCTTATCGAATGGCGTTAGCCTGGTCCATGAGTAAATTTCGTTTGGCGGTGGAAATACGGTATGATCGGCTTGTTCCTTGGTGACAAACTGCTTCAACTTCACAAAATATGgctttttgaattcatcCATTAAATGTGGGAACCACGAATCATCAATCGTATTGAGCTCTAAAGATAGCAGCTCCTGTAGATTCGTACTCA
The window above is part of the Saccharomyces kudriavzevii IFO 1802 strain IFO1802 genome assembly, chromosome: 13 genome. Proteins encoded here:
- the TSA1 gene encoding thioredoxin peroxidase TSA1 (similar to Saccharomyces cerevisiae TSA2 (YDR453C) and TSA1 (YML028W); ancestral locus Anc_5.569) produces the protein MVAQVQKQAPTFKKTAVVDGVFDEVSLDKYKGKYVVLAFIPLAFTFVCPTEIIAFSEAAKKFEAQGAQVLFASTDSEYSLLAWTNIPRKEGGLGPIDIPLLADTNHSLSRDYGVLIEEEGIALRGLFIIDPKGTVRHITINDLPVGRNVDEALRLVEGFQWTDKNGTVLPCNWTPGAATIKPDVEASKEYFEAANK
- the YOX1 gene encoding Yox1p, with translation MTQETKMLPSLSTLLSGTEISSSPVSPSFVNPRTNFHLDDRGTIKLPPLNISISRPRSVESALRHTVTSQNKDSSACSDDLLKHTQSDSALSSHLTSSQETVDESHEILSLTPLNNDRRDYSISSKKKDILTPLSAARSIIIPTASKEKRRAFAFITHSQETFPKKEPKIDNAPLARRKRRRTSSQELSILQGEFEKCPAPSKEKRTELADSCHMTEKAIQIWFQNKRQAVKRQRVATSKSTTITQTVSPPSPPLDVHATPLASRAKTEILRDESSPCSSSSSPSPLENTPLRPHHSLNRRSSTPNTKRSQALTFHLNPQKMTLTPVKTSPNSRVNKLINSIDHSPSKTKRSVSNSSSSPKRKRKFGFKIVDQQPLKDLDPNAFRG
- the RPS18B gene encoding 40S ribosomal protein uS13 (similar to Saccharomyces cerevisiae RPS18A (YDR450W) and RPS18B (YML026C); ancestral locus Anc_5.566), which encodes MSSLVVQEQGSFQHILRLLNTNVDGNIKIVYALTTIKGVGRRYSNLVCKKADVDLHKRAGELTQEELERIVQIMQNPTHYKIPAWFLNRQNDITDGKDYHSLANNVESKLRDDLERLKKIRAHRGVRHFWGLRVRGQHTKTTGRRRV
- the YML6 gene encoding mitochondrial 54S ribosomal protein uL4m (similar to Saccharomyces cerevisiae YML6 (YML025C); ancestral locus Anc_5.565), with translation MPQKGSGRARVGDANSPTRHNGARALARTAPNDYSTELPSKVYSMAFNNALSHQYKSGKLFVIGGNKIDLISPTPELDLNALEIMNTNTSGDQEILEGEVIFRKFLEEFQLKGKRLLFITDKAREGLMKSSEPFKQKVDVIQKELIEVNDILRAQAVFIELEALEYLAIAHQRE
- the RPS17A gene encoding 40S ribosomal protein eS17 (similar to Saccharomyces cerevisiae RPS17B (YDR447C) and RPS17A (YML024W); ancestral locus Anc_5.562), whose translation is MGRVRTKTVKRASKALIERYYPKLTLDFQTNKRLSDEIATIQSKRLRNKIAGYTTHLMKRIQKGPVRGISFKLQEEERERKDQYVPEVSALDLSRSNGVLNVDNQTSDLVKSLGLKLPLSVINVSAQRDRRYRKRV
- the NSE5 gene encoding Smc5-Smc6 complex subunit NSE5 (similar to Saccharomyces cerevisiae NSE5 (YML023C); ancestral locus Anc_5.558) translates to MDDALINSVSYVSPRESAHYFVELTERHLLAFEMLNSMCLLENYDHVLLFLECQLDKSRNLAVIPFDIMLVLFTLSTSSEYCKEPMLRANDPYNVSRETLSRRALKILQKYLAILKDFDAEQYNLHDLELLRCQFFLAIDTLTPRKQKWSFDRFRRTKSENDVAYRPNASADPELEPSNTIKNPYRSYISCLEQTHTILGSRLLNLKLSEPGEFINMILWTLCNSLQESVPLYLSSHEIWMPLLEIIIDLFNFRQDYFIHHEIARNISKSLFIQRLSESPLATFFESLNTRNFANRFSEYVFINCNYRAPSENYATPVHPVYNGENTIVETYIHRFKYSALYKSQKSLALRRKLIGSCFKLLLRVPDGRRLITPRIIADDVIQGISRTLASFNDILQFKKFFMTENLSQESYFIPLLAEGTLSEIFKDTQECVVILTLVESLSDGVSFCSEVIDLVRLKCFTFTEQSKRISYEESILITEKCDVCLLVLLRYLLHLVDVETITGTTENLRMLRTIKENDSDRRQWVKLLELKNDPPLLYPTVSKMFDVHRERNIGGYV
- the APT1 gene encoding adenine phosphoribosyltransferase APT1 (similar to Saccharomyces cerevisiae APT2 (YDR441C) and APT1 (YML022W); ancestral locus Anc_5.557); translated protein: MSIASYAQELKLALHQYPNFPSEGILFEDFLPIFRNPGLFQKLIDAFKLHLEEAFPDTKIDYIVGLESRGFLFGPTLAMALGVGFVPVRKGGKLPGECARATYQKEYGSDVFEIQKNAIPAGSNIVIVDDIIATGGSAAAAGDLVEQVEANLLEYDFVMELDFLKGRDKLNAPVFTLLNAQKEALKK
- the UNG1 gene encoding uracil-DNA glycosylase (similar to Saccharomyces cerevisiae UNG1 (YML021C); ancestral locus Anc_5.555) is translated as MNRPFRSMRCMKRLSTNLIMTVAQKRKQTTIEDFFSAKKSTAGASNKKGKTDVTFTSTTNDAITKTETMEVIASKPSLDSDVKGTFSKNLSTNLQELLSLELNTIDDSWFPHLMDEFKKPYFVKLKQFVTKEQADHTVFPPPNEIYSWTRLTPFDKVKVVIIGQDPYHNHNQAHGLAFSVKPPTPAPPSLKNIYKELKQEYPDFVQDNRVGDLTHWASQGVLLLNTSLSVRAHNANSHSKHGWETFTKRVVQLLIQDREADGKSLVFLLWGNNAIKLVESLLGSTSVGTGSKYPNIMVMKSVHPSPLSASRGFFGTNHFKKINNWLCNTRGEKMIDWSIVSGTSLKEVDEANAHLETKSEDP